A genomic region of Leptolyngbya sp. NIES-2104 contains the following coding sequences:
- a CDS encoding nucleotidyltransferase family protein, whose protein sequence is MGLGIEELLADKREEILAIAKKYKASNIRIFGSVSRGEATSDSDVDFLVEMADHSLLDRVALIQDLQDLLGRKVDVARIENLHELIRERVIREAVPL, encoded by the coding sequence ATGGGACTTGGAATTGAGGAATTGTTAGCGGATAAACGAGAAGAGATTTTAGCGATCGCTAAAAAGTACAAGGCTTCTAATATCCGAATTTTTGGTTCTGTTTCGCGAGGAGAAGCGACCTCAGACAGCGATGTTGATTTCTTGGTTGAAATGGCAGATCATAGTTTGCTTGATCGAGTTGCTCTGATTCAAGATCTTCAGGATTTGTTAGGACGAAAAGTGGATGTGGCACGAATTGAGAATTTGCACGAACTGATTCGAGAGCGCGTCATTAGAGAGGCAGTGCCGTTATGA
- a CDS encoding NUDIX domain-containing protein, whose translation MPRTHRKTTSSLMGEKLADFRVGVDNAIFSVDTAQNRLLVLLVMRHEEPFLGQWSLPGTLVRKGESLEDAAYRILSEKIRVKNLYLEQLYTFGGPDRDPRESEESYGVRYLSVSYFALVRFAEAELIADGVSGIAWYPVDQLPQLAFDHNKILEYGHRRLRNKLEYSPVAFDVLPELFTLSDLFQLYTTVLGENFSDYSNFRSRLLKLGFLSDTGVKVSRGAGRPASLYRFDAEAFAPFKDKPLVFI comes from the coding sequence ATGCCACGCACACACAGAAAAACAACCAGTTCACTGATGGGGGAAAAGCTTGCAGATTTTAGGGTCGGAGTAGATAACGCCATTTTTTCAGTCGATACCGCGCAGAATCGTTTACTGGTTTTGCTCGTGATGCGGCATGAGGAGCCGTTTTTGGGACAGTGGAGTTTACCCGGAACATTGGTCCGAAAAGGGGAATCACTCGAAGATGCGGCGTATCGAATTCTGTCGGAAAAAATCCGAGTGAAGAATCTTTATTTGGAGCAGCTTTATACGTTTGGCGGTCCCGATCGCGATCCGCGTGAGTCTGAAGAAAGTTACGGAGTGCGGTATTTATCGGTGAGTTATTTTGCTTTAGTTCGATTTGCGGAAGCGGAATTGATTGCAGATGGTGTGAGTGGAATTGCATGGTATCCGGTCGATCAATTGCCGCAACTTGCATTCGATCACAACAAGATTTTAGAGTATGGTCATCGTCGTTTAAGAAACAAATTAGAGTACAGCCCGGTTGCATTTGATGTCTTGCCTGAACTGTTTACATTAAGCGATTTATTTCAGCTTTATACGACTGTTTTAGGAGAAAACTTTTCAGATTATTCTAATTTTCGATCGCGGTTATTAAAGCTCGGTTTTCTCTCAGATACAGGTGTAAAAGTTTCAAGAGGTGCGGGAAGACCTGCAAGTCTATATCGCTTTGATGCTGAAGCATTTGCGCCCTTCAAAGATAAGCCTTTAGTGTTTATTTGA